The DNA region GGGACCAAGGATTCCGAGGACACTCCGGGACTACGCCCGCCGCCGAAGGTGGCGACGCTGGGCCCGTTCGTCGGGGAGTGCGGTCACCTCACCGACGACGAGGTCCGCGACCTGGGTGGGCTCGGCACCATCACCAACGTCTTCAAGAATTCCACCGGCTGTAATTGGCAGGCCGGCGGAATCAGTTCTTCCAGCGTCACTTTCGCCTCCTATCGGGGCAGCCCGATCGACCGCGAGAAGGCGTGGGTGGCCAGTGTCGGCCGCACCCCCGACACCATCGAGGTCGGCGGCCGCAAGGGCTTCCAGGCCCTGGACCCCAGCAATGCCGTGTGCGATCTGGCGGTGCAGCTGGACGACGACTTCTTCGAATGGTCCATCTCCTACGGCGCGTTCAGCAGCGGCAATCTCGGCAACCCGTGCGACCGCACCCGCAAGATGGCGGAGCTGACCGTGCAGCGGCTCGGATGAGGGGCACCCGGATGCCCCGGCGTTCCCGGCTGGCGATCGCCGTCTCGGTACTCGCGTTGACCGCGGGCCTGACCGGCTGCGGCAAGACGGTGCCCGGCACCGCCCTGCCCGCGGGCGGCACCACCGGCACCGGCGGCGCTCCCCGCATCAACACCAACTTCGACAAGCTGCTGCGCGAGTGCCAGGTGGTCGCCGTCGACGACATCGGTAAGTCGGTCGGCGACAACATGTATGTGGAGCCGTCGTTCAACGGCGCGGTCTGCATGTGGAATCTGACCGGCGGCGCCGCGGGCAGCGGCATGGTGACGCTCAGTTGGTACGAGCTCGGTTCGCTCGCGAACGAGAAGGCCAACAACGATCGCCTGAAGTATGTGACGAACGACATAACGGTGCAGGGCCGGCGGTCGCTCGAGACGCATCGACCGAACGATTCGGATTCGTGCGGCGTGAGCGCTCCGGCCGCGGACACCGGCATCGTGGGCTGGTGGGTCAACTACCGCAACGGTTCTCGGCACGCGGACCCCTGCGAAGCGGCTCGCAAGCTGGTGGAGTTGACGTTGAACCTGGCTCGTTAGGGGCTCTACCAGCCCCGGCGGGGGGACCCTCTTTTGCCCCCTTCAGAGCCCGCGGGTATCGTGGACCGCTGTGCCCGGAAGCATTCGGGCAAGTTGATGCGCAGTACGTAGGCCAGCGAGAGCGGCTGACCTTTTCAGCGTGCCTTGAAATGGGCTCCGAGCTGCGTACGACACGCCCGACCCCGTGGCGACGAAATGCCGCGGGAACAGGGCGGGAAGCTCGAATGACAAAGACATGAAGTTCCAGACACCTGGTTACTAATAAGGAAAGCCGGTCTATGCCAACCATCAACCAGCTGGTCCGCAAGGGTCGCCGCGACAAGGTCGCCAAGACCAAGACTGCGGCCCTCAAGGGGAGCCCGCAGCGTCGTGGCGTGTGCACTCGCGTGTACACCACGACCCCGAAGAAGCCGAACTCCGCGCTCCGTAAGGTCGCGCGTGTTCGCCTGACCAGCGCGGTCGAGGTCACGGCCTACATCCCCGGTGAGGGCCACAACCTCCAGGAGCACTCGATGGTGCTCGTGCGCGGCGGTCGTGTGAAGGACCTCCCGGGTGTGCGCTACAAGATCATCCGCGGTTCGCTCGACACCCAGGGTGTCAAGAACCGCAAGCAGGCCCGCAGCCGCTACGGCGCCAAGAAGGAGAAGAGCTAATGCCGCGTAAGGGTCCCGCTCCCAAGCGTCCCCTGATCAACGACCCGGTCTACGGCTCGCCCCTGGTGACGCAGCTGGTCAACAAGATCCTGCTGGACGGCAAGAAGTCCACCGCCGAGCGCATCGTCTACGGCGCCCTCGAGCAGGCTCGCGAGAAGACCGGCACCGACCCGGTCGTGACCCTCAAGCGCGCGCTCGACAACGTCAAGCCCGCCCTCGAGGTCAAGCCCCGTCGTGTCGGTGGCGCCACCTACCAGGTGCCGGTCGAGGTCCGTCCGGGCCGCGCCAACACCCTGGCGCTGCGCTGGCTGGTCAACTACTCCCGCGCCCGTCGCGAGAAGACCATGGTCGAGCGTCTGGCCAACGAGCTGCTGGACGCCAGCAACGGCCTGGGCGCTTCGGTGAAGCGTCGTGAGGACACCCACAAGATGGCCGAGTCGAACCGGGCCTTCGCGCACTACCGCTGGTGACCTGTGGCCCGGCCCTCCGTTCGGAAGTGCCGGGAGACGAGTCACATGTCGGGCGCGACCGCTGAGCTGTTGCAAGCGAGGCACTTACGCGTCGCGCCCGACGTTGACACCGAGGGCTCTCGGAAAAATCCGAGGCTCATCCCGTTGAATCCCAACTAGCTACGAGCGGGGAAGTTTCCGTGGCACAGGAAGTGCTCACCGACCTGAACAAGGTCCGCAACATCGGCATCATGGCCCACATCGATGCGGGCAAGACCACCACCACCGAACGCATCCTGTTCTACACCGGTATCACGTACAAGATCGGTGAAGTTCACGATGGCGCCGCCACCATGGACTGGATGGCGCAGGAGCAGGAACGCGGCATCACCATCACGTCCGCCGCGACGACCTGTTACTGGAACGACAACCAGATCAACATCATCGACACCCCCGGCCACGTCGACTTCACCGTCGAGGTGGAGCGGTCGCTGCGCGTGCTCGATGGCGCCGTCGCGGTGTTCGACGGCAAGGAAGGCGTCGAGCCGCAGTCCGAGCAGGTGTGGCGTCAGGCCGACAAGTACGACGTGCCGCGTATCTGCTTCGTCAACAAGATGGACAAGCTGGGCGCTGACTTCTACTTCACCGTTCAGACCATCAAGGACCGCCTGGGCGCGAAGCCGCTGGTCATCCAGCTGCCGATCGGCGCCGAGGACACCTTCGAGGGCATCGTCGACCTGGTCGAGATGAACGCCAAGGTCTGGAAGGGCGAGACCAAGCTCGGCGAGCAGTACGAGGTCGTCGAGATCCCGGCCGATCTCAAGGAGCGCGCCGAGCAGTACCGCGAGGAGCTGCTCGAGACCGTCGCCGAGTCCGACGAGGAGCTGCTGGACAAGTTCGCCGGCGGCGAGGAGCTCTCGGTCGAGGAGATCAAGGCCGCGATCCGCAAGATGACCGTCAACTCCGAGCTCTACCCGGTGTTGTGCGGTTCGGCGTTCAAGAACAAGGGCGTTCAGCCCATGCTCGACGCCGTCGTCGACTACCTGCCGTCGCCGCTGAACGTCGAGTCGGTGCAGGGCCACGTGCCCGGCAAGGAAGACGAGATCCTGACCCGCAAGCCGTCCTCGGACGAGCCTTTCGCGGCGCTGGCGTTCAAGATCGCGACCCACCCGTTCTTCGGCAAGCTGACCTACGTCCGTGTGTACTCCGGCAAGGTCGACTCCGGCGCCCAGGTCATCAACGCGACCAAGGGTAAGAAGGAGCGTCTGGGCAAGCTGTTCCAGATGCACTCCAACAAGGAGAACCCGGTACCCGAGGCCGTGGCCGGCCACATCTACGCGGTCATCGGTCTGAAGGACACCACCACGGGTGACACCCTGTGCGATCCGCAGAACCAGATCGTGCTGGAGTCCATGACCTTCCCGGATCCGGTCATCGAGGTGGCCATCGAGCCGAAGACGAAGGCCGACCAGGAGAAGCTGGGCACCGCGATCCAGAAGTTCGCGGAGGAGGACCCCACCTTCAACGTGAAGCTGGACCAGGAGACCGGCCAGACCGTCATCGGCGGTATGGGTGAGCTCCAGCTCGACATCTACGTCGACCGCATGAAGCGCGAGTTCAAGGTCGAGGCCAACATCGGTAAGCCGCAGGTGGCCTACCGTGAGACCCTGACCAAGACGGTGGACAAGTACGAGTACACCCACAAGAAGCAGACCGGTGGTTCGGGTCAGTTCGCCCGTGTCATCATCGCGCTTGCGCCGCTGGTCGATGCCGAGGACGGCGCTACCTACGAGTTCCAGAACAAGGTCACCGGTGGCCGCGTTCCTCGTGAGTACATCCCCTCGGTGGACGCTGGTATCCAGGACGCCATGCAGTACGGCGTGCTCGCCGGCTTCCCGCTGGTCAACGTGAGTGCTTCGCTGCTCGACGGCGCCTACCACGAGGTCGACTCCTCGGAAATGGCGTTCAAGATCGCCGGCGCGATGGCCCTCAAGGAAGCGGCCCGCAAGGCCGGTCCGGTGATCCTCGAGCCGCTGATGGCGGTCGAGGTCACCACGCCCGAGGACTACATGGGCGAAGTGATCGGCGACCTGAACTCCCGCCGTGGCCAGATCCAGGCCATGGAGGAACGCAGTGGTGCCCGTGTCGTCAAGGCGCTGGTTCCGCTCTCGGAGATGTTCGGCTACATCGGTGACCTGCGGTCGAAGACCCAGGGCCGGGCGAACTTCTCGATGGTGTTCAATTCGTACGCGGAGGTTCCGGCCAACGTGTCGAAGGAGATCATCGCCAAGGCGACCGGCGAGTAATTCGCTGTCGGGGCGAGTTCGCGAGAATTCGCCCCGAGTAGGTCGTCGAACGACCCCCTGTAATACAAACCGCACTGCTGCAAAAAAGCACGCACTAACTAGTCCAGGAGGACAACAGTGGCGAAGGCGAAGTTCGAGCGGACGAAGCCCCACGTCAACATCGGCACCATCGGTCACGTCGACCACGGTAAGACGACGCTGACCGCGGCGATCACCAAGGTGCTGGCTGACAAGTACCCGGATCTGAACGCGGCCTTCGCGTTCGACCAGATCGACAAGGCGCCGGAGGAGAAGGCTCGTGGTATCACGATCAACATCTCCCACGTCGAGTACCAGACCGAGAAGCGCCACTACGCGCACGTCGACGCTCCGGGCCACGCGGACTACATCAAGAACATGATCACCGGTGCCGCCCAGATGGACGGCGCGATCCTGGTCGTGGCCGCCACCGACGGCCCGATGCCGCAGACCCGTGAGCACGTGCTGCTCGCCCGCCAGGTCGGCGTGCCCTACATCCTGGTCGCGCTGAACAAGTCCGACATGGTCGACGACGAGGAAATCCTCGAGCTCGTCGAGATGGAGGTCCGCGAGCTGCTGGCTTCGCAGGAGTTCGACGAGGATGCCCCCGTCGTGCGCGTCTCCGGCCTGAAGGCCCTCGAGGGCGACGAGAAGTGGGCCGAGTCCATCGTCGAGCTCATGAACGCCGTCGACGAGTCGATCCCGGACCCGGTCCGTGAGACCGACAAGCCGTTCCTGATGCCGATCGAGGACGTCTTCACGATCACCGGTCGTGGCACCGTCGTCACCGGTCGTATCGAGCGTGGCATCGTGAACGTGAACGAGGAAGTCGAGATCGTCGGCATCCGCGAGAAGGTCACCAAGACCACCATCACGGGCATCGAGATGTTCCGCAAGCTGCTCGACAACGGCCAGGCGGGCGACAACGTCGGTCTGCTGGTTCGTGGCATCAAGCGTGAAGATGTCGAGCGTGGCCAGGTCGTCGTGAAGCCGGGTACCACCACCCCGCACACCGAGTTCGAGGGCCAGGCGTACATCCTGTCGAAGGACGAGGGTGGCCGCCACACCCCGTTCTTCAACAACTACCGCCCGCAGTTCTACTTCCGTACCACGGACGTGACCGGCGTCGTGACCCTCCCCGAGGGCACCGAGATGGTCATGCCCGGCGACAACACCGAGATGAGCGTCAAGCTGATCCAGCCGGTCGCCATGGACGAGGGCCTGCGTTTCGCGATCCGTGAGGGTGGCCGCACCGTCGGTGCCGGTCGCGTCACCAAGATCGTCAAGTGATTCGCTGAATCACCTGGTGATTTCTTGAATCGCTGACGAACGGCGTCGCCCCGAAAGGGGCGGCGCCGTTCGGGTTTTCGGGTTCGCCCGCGTTCCCGAACGCGAAAGGGCCGCTTCCCTCGAGGGAGCGGCCCTTTCGCGTGTCCGTGGTCGGTCAGGAAGCGGTGAGCTGGTCGCCGCAGGTCGCGCCGAGCAGTCGGCCGGAGTCGAAAGCGGCTGCGGCGGAAGGAAGTTGGGCGAGCCGACCGGAGGCGAGGATGCGCACCGTGCCGGTGCCGGTGGTGGGCCGTCCCAGGGCGTCCATGCGGCGCAGGGTCTGCCCGGCCACCGCCTCGGCGCTGTCGAACACGCGCACGCCCGGGGGCAGCGTGGCGAGGATGTCGTCGAGCACCAGCGGGTAGTGCGTGCAGCCGAGCACGATGCCCTCGGTGTCGGCGGGGGTGCGCGCGGCGGCGTCGGCGATGGCCTCGGCGATGACGGGCAGATCGCCGCGGTCGATGGCGTCGGCCAGTCCGTGGCAGGCCACCCCGGTGACCTCGGCGTCGCCGCCGAACTGCGCGATCAGCCCGGCCTGGTAGGCGCTGTCGGTGGTGGCCGCCGTCGCCCAGACCGCGACCTTGGCGCAGGCGGCCGCGGCGGGCTTGATCGCCGGGACGGTGCCGATCACCGGCACGTCGGGCCCGACCATGGCGCGCACGTGTTCGAGCGCGGTGACGCTGGCCGTATTACAGGGCAGCACAATGACTTCCGCGCCCTCGCGCAGGGCGAGGCGCGCGGTGTCCAGTACCCGGTCGACGACCCACTGCTCGGGCTTGGGTCCCCAGGGCGCGCCGTCGGGGTCGTTGAGCAGCAGCAGGTCGAGATCGGGCCGCAGCTTCCGCAACCAGGCGGCCGTGGGCAGCAGCCCCAGTCCGGAGTCGATGAGCGCGACGATCACACCCTGCACGGTAGTGAAGGCACCGGCCTGATCGCGAACCGCGGGTCGGAATGTCGTGGTTGCCGGGATGCTGCCGAACGGGTCCGGCGGCACGCCCGGGCCTCGGTCAGCTCGCGGTCGCCACCGGCTGCAGGTTCGCGGCGAGTTCGCCGCGGGCCTTCATGACCTTGCCGGCCATGCTCGCGCCGACGACCGCGACCAGCTCGCCCGCGCGCCGGTAGTGGGCCAGGAACTTGCGGCCCTTGTCCTCGACGATCTCGATCTCGTCGGCCAGTGCCGGAATGCCGAGCACCTGGATCTTCATGTCGTACTGGTCGCTCCACACGTACGGCACCTGGATCTCGGCGGACGGTTCGGCGCCCAGCAGCGCGGCGGCCAGGACCTGGGCCTGCTCGCCGGCATTGGTCCAGTGCTCGACGCGCTTGGGGTGGCCGACGGCGTGCGGCCAGGCCGCGACGTCGCCGAGGGCCCAGACGCCGGGCACCGAGGTGCGTCCGGTCTCGTCGGCCAGCACGCCGCCGCCCTGGCCGGGTGCGGCGAGCGGGATGCCGGAGTCGGCCAGCCAGTCGGTGACGGGCACCGAGCCGATGCCGATGACCACCAGGTCGGCGTCGACGACGCTGCCGTCGGCGAGCTGCACGCCGCGCACCGAGTCGCCCTCGGTGACAAGGGTTTCCACGCCGACGCCGCAGCGCAGCTCGACGCCCTCGGCCTCGTGCAGCCGGGCGACCAGTGCGCCGACCTGCTCGCCGAGCGCGGCGAACAGGGGAGTGGGCTGGGGTTCGACGATGGTGACGTCGAGTCCGCCGGCGCGGAAGCTGGCGGCGAGTTCGCAGCCGATGAAGCCCGCGCCCACGATGACGGCTTTACGCGCGGTGCCGAGGTGTTCGCGCATCGCCTGGGCGTCGGCGTGCGAGCGCAGCACGTGCACGCCGCTGACCTCGGGCAGGCCGGGGATGCGGCGCGGGCGCAGGCCGGTGGCGATCACCAGGGCGTCGTAGGCGGCTTCGGTGCCGTCGGAGAGCCGGACTCGGCGGGCGGTGGTGTCGACGCCGGTGGCGGTGACGCCCAGGCGCAGCGTGATGTCGTGTTCGGGGTAGAACTCGGCGGGCCGCAGGGCGGTGTCGTCGGTTTCGCCGCGCATGTACTGCTTGGACAGCGGCGGCCGGTCGTAGGGCGCGCGGTTCTCGTCGCCGAGCAGGGTCAGTTCGCCGGTGTAACCCGCACGTCGGAGCTCTTCGGCGGTGCGCAGGCCCGCGAGTCCACCACCGACAATTAGAACCTGTTCTACCGAGTGCGACATGTGCCCACCTTAGCGGTTCCCCGGGGTGGGTACCGACGTGTCGGCGGTCACACCCGAGATGCCGCTCAATCGTATCCATGCATTTATTGATCGGGCGGTCAATCAGGAATACAACGGACTTAGAACATATTTCCTGGCCTTTCAAAGGAGGCATTCCATGTTCACCGTGAGTCGCACGGAGCACGCCCTGACGTTCGTGCTCGGTGCAGTAGCCGCGCTGTCCCCGATCTGGGTAGCGCACAGTGACCGCGCACTGTGGACCCTCGTCGTGCTCGGTGTGCTGATCGCACTCGCGGGCCTGGCGCAGTTGCGCGAGATGGCGACCGGTATGGCGGGCCGTGCGCTCGGCGTGCTGGGCGTCCTGATGTTCATCTCCCCGTGGGTGATGAACTTCCACTCCTTCAGCGGCGCCTCCTGGGTCGCGTGGGTTGTGGGCGCGTTGACCGTGGTGGTCGCATTGGCCGAGATGCCCGAGGTTGCGGGTCGTTTCGGCGCCGCGGCGCACCACTGACCGGGTCGCGGCGCGCCGGCCTCGGTCTCCCGTACCGACGGGAGACGCCACGAGGCCGGCGTGCTCGCGCGATATGCTTGTTCCCTACGTCCGCCCGACCGGTGGCGGCCGCCTCCGCTTCGAAGCGTGAGGAGGAATTCGAGCAGTGCCTGCACCACGCAAGCGTCGTAGCAAGAAGGTCGACGGGGACGCTCGCCAGCTCATTCTGGATGCCGCCGAAAGTCTTTTCGCTGCCAATGGATTCGACGCGACCGCGACCGCGGCCATCGCCGAGGCGGCCGGGGTGCCCAAGGGCCTGGTCTTCTATTACTTCCCGACCAAAGACGCGATTCTGTCGGCGCTGATGGCCGAGCGGGTCCCGCCACAGCCGATCGACGACATCTATGCGGTGGTGGTGCCGGGTGATCCGGCCAAGAGCCTGGTCAATATGGATGCCGCGCTGAATCTGCGCGATCACAATTCGTCGGTGCTGCGGGTGATCATGTGGCGCGAGGCCGACACTCATCCGGATGTGCGGAAGCAGTTGCGCCGCATGCGTGATCAGTTGCTGGACGCGACGGCGCGGGTGCTGGCGGCGAGCGCGCCGGGCCCGGTGCAGCCGGGGACGTTGCGGGCGTGCGCGGCGGCGTGGGTGTCGGCGATGCTGGCGATCGCGAGCACGGATCGGTTGCACGCGTTGGACGGGCTGCCGTTGCCGACGGCCGACGAAATCCTGAACGTCGCGAACGTGGTGGCCGCTGGGATGACCCAAATGGGCTGATTGCTGGCGTGTCGCTGGCTAATTCTCGAACACTCCCGACCACACTCTTTGTGGGGCAATCGTGTGATTCTCACTGCGAGGTTCGTGGAGGAACCAGTGAAGGCCAAGCTGTTGCTGCGTGTTCTCGGAATGCTCTCGGCAGGTGTGGCGCTGGCGGGTCTGGCGCCCGCGGCGCACGCGGACCCGATCTATCCCGCGCCGGATCCGGACCCGTTCTACGCGCAGCCGGCCGATGTGGCCGACCACAATCCGGGTGATGTGCTGGCGGTGCGGCCGATGCCGCCGCTGCTGATGTTCCCCGAGACCGCGGTCACCATGGTGAAATTCCGGTCCACCAATTCCGAGGGCGGCCCGATCGCGGCCATCACCACGGTGCTCACCCCGCGCGAGCATCAGCCGGGCGGGCCGCTGCTGTCCTATCAGCACATCATCAACGGCCTCGGCGCCCAGTGCGCGGTGTCGCGCGTGCTGTACACCAACGACCCGAATCTGCAGGTGAAGGAAGCCGTCGCGTTGAACGTGGCGCTGCGGCGCGGCTGGTCGGTGGCGCTGCCCGACCATCTGGGCCCGAACTTCGCCTACGGCGCGGCCAAATTGGGCGGTCAGATCACCCTGGACGGGGTGCGTGCCGTCAAGCGAGTGCCGGAACTGGGCGTCGCCGACAGCCGGGTGGCGATGGCCGGTTACTCCGGCGGCGGCATGGCGACCGCGTGGGCGGCGGCGCTCGCGCCCACGTACGCGCCGGAGCTGGAGTTCGCGGGCGCGGCCACCGGCGGCGTGCCGATGAATCTGGAGAAGATGGTGAGCCAGCTGGGCTGGCAACCGCATCCGGCGTTCGGGCTGGCCATGGCGGCCGCCATCGGCCTGGAGCGGGAGTATCCGGATCGGCTGCCGATCAGCACCCAGATGAACGGTGCGGGC from Nocardia tengchongensis includes:
- a CDS encoding lipase family protein, whose product is MLSAGVALAGLAPAAHADPIYPAPDPDPFYAQPADVADHNPGDVLAVRPMPPLLMFPETAVTMVKFRSTNSEGGPIAAITTVLTPREHQPGGPLLSYQHIINGLGAQCAVSRVLYTNDPNLQVKEAVALNVALRRGWSVALPDHLGPNFAYGAAKLGGQITLDGVRAVKRVPELGVADSRVAMAGYSGGGMATAWAAALAPTYAPELEFAGAATGGVPMNLEKMVSQLGWQPHPAFGLAMAAAIGLEREYPDRLPISTQMNGAGLAARNAMANGCTNEIMAIGAGHSAREFAAGTSMLDDPTALSVLRENSLELFDGVPNMPIFEWHSASDPLIPVDAIVNTDNRYCAAGVRLDEDVNPSPEHLSAAVLGLPSALDWIDARMRGVPAPTTC
- a CDS encoding TetR/AcrR family transcriptional regulator, producing MPAPRKRRSKKVDGDARQLILDAAESLFAANGFDATATAAIAEAAGVPKGLVFYYFPTKDAILSALMAERVPPQPIDDIYAVVVPGDPAKSLVNMDAALNLRDHNSSVLRVIMWREADTHPDVRKQLRRMRDQLLDATARVLAASAPGPVQPGTLRACAAAWVSAMLAIASTDRLHALDGLPLPTADEILNVANVVAAGMTQMG
- a CDS encoding SPW repeat protein yields the protein MFTVSRTEHALTFVLGAVAALSPIWVAHSDRALWTLVVLGVLIALAGLAQLREMATGMAGRALGVLGVLMFISPWVMNFHSFSGASWVAWVVGALTVVVALAEMPEVAGRFGAAAHH
- a CDS encoding NAD(P)/FAD-dependent oxidoreductase; the encoded protein is MSHSVEQVLIVGGGLAGLRTAEELRRAGYTGELTLLGDENRAPYDRPPLSKQYMRGETDDTALRPAEFYPEHDITLRLGVTATGVDTTARRVRLSDGTEAAYDALVIATGLRPRRIPGLPEVSGVHVLRSHADAQAMREHLGTARKAVIVGAGFIGCELAASFRAGGLDVTIVEPQPTPLFAALGEQVGALVARLHEAEGVELRCGVGVETLVTEGDSVRGVQLADGSVVDADLVVIGIGSVPVTDWLADSGIPLAAPGQGGGVLADETGRTSVPGVWALGDVAAWPHAVGHPKRVEHWTNAGEQAQVLAAALLGAEPSAEIQVPYVWSDQYDMKIQVLGIPALADEIEIVEDKGRKFLAHYRRAGELVAVVGASMAGKVMKARGELAANLQPVATAS
- a CDS encoding DUF3558 domain-containing protein, with amino-acid sequence MPRRSRLAIAVSVLALTAGLTGCGKTVPGTALPAGGTTGTGGAPRINTNFDKLLRECQVVAVDDIGKSVGDNMYVEPSFNGAVCMWNLTGGAAGSGMVTLSWYELGSLANEKANNDRLKYVTNDITVQGRRSLETHRPNDSDSCGVSAPAADTGIVGWWVNYRNGSRHADPCEAARKLVELTLNLAR
- the fusA gene encoding elongation factor G, encoding MAQEVLTDLNKVRNIGIMAHIDAGKTTTTERILFYTGITYKIGEVHDGAATMDWMAQEQERGITITSAATTCYWNDNQINIIDTPGHVDFTVEVERSLRVLDGAVAVFDGKEGVEPQSEQVWRQADKYDVPRICFVNKMDKLGADFYFTVQTIKDRLGAKPLVIQLPIGAEDTFEGIVDLVEMNAKVWKGETKLGEQYEVVEIPADLKERAEQYREELLETVAESDEELLDKFAGGEELSVEEIKAAIRKMTVNSELYPVLCGSAFKNKGVQPMLDAVVDYLPSPLNVESVQGHVPGKEDEILTRKPSSDEPFAALAFKIATHPFFGKLTYVRVYSGKVDSGAQVINATKGKKERLGKLFQMHSNKENPVPEAVAGHIYAVIGLKDTTTGDTLCDPQNQIVLESMTFPDPVIEVAIEPKTKADQEKLGTAIQKFAEEDPTFNVKLDQETGQTVIGGMGELQLDIYVDRMKREFKVEANIGKPQVAYRETLTKTVDKYEYTHKKQTGGSGQFARVIIALAPLVDAEDGATYEFQNKVTGGRVPREYIPSVDAGIQDAMQYGVLAGFPLVNVSASLLDGAYHEVDSSEMAFKIAGAMALKEAARKAGPVILEPLMAVEVTTPEDYMGEVIGDLNSRRGQIQAMEERSGARVVKALVPLSEMFGYIGDLRSKTQGRANFSMVFNSYAEVPANVSKEIIAKATGE
- the tuf gene encoding elongation factor Tu; its protein translation is MAKAKFERTKPHVNIGTIGHVDHGKTTLTAAITKVLADKYPDLNAAFAFDQIDKAPEEKARGITINISHVEYQTEKRHYAHVDAPGHADYIKNMITGAAQMDGAILVVAATDGPMPQTREHVLLARQVGVPYILVALNKSDMVDDEEILELVEMEVRELLASQEFDEDAPVVRVSGLKALEGDEKWAESIVELMNAVDESIPDPVRETDKPFLMPIEDVFTITGRGTVVTGRIERGIVNVNEEVEIVGIREKVTKTTITGIEMFRKLLDNGQAGDNVGLLVRGIKREDVERGQVVVKPGTTTPHTEFEGQAYILSKDEGGRHTPFFNNYRPQFYFRTTDVTGVVTLPEGTEMVMPGDNTEMSVKLIQPVAMDEGLRFAIREGGRTVGAGRVTKIVK
- a CDS encoding DUF3558 domain-containing protein — translated: MRMASAIVAGSVLALLLSACGGTKDSEDTPGLRPPPKVATLGPFVGECGHLTDDEVRDLGGLGTITNVFKNSTGCNWQAGGISSSSVTFASYRGSPIDREKAWVASVGRTPDTIEVGGRKGFQALDPSNAVCDLAVQLDDDFFEWSISYGAFSSGNLGNPCDRTRKMAELTVQRLG
- the rpsL gene encoding 30S ribosomal protein S12; its protein translation is MPTINQLVRKGRRDKVAKTKTAALKGSPQRRGVCTRVYTTTPKKPNSALRKVARVRLTSAVEVTAYIPGEGHNLQEHSMVLVRGGRVKDLPGVRYKIIRGSLDTQGVKNRKQARSRYGAKKEKS
- a CDS encoding glutamate racemase; the protein is MIVALIDSGLGLLPTAAWLRKLRPDLDLLLLNDPDGAPWGPKPEQWVVDRVLDTARLALREGAEVIVLPCNTASVTALEHVRAMVGPDVPVIGTVPAIKPAAAACAKVAVWATAATTDSAYQAGLIAQFGGDAEVTGVACHGLADAIDRGDLPVIAEAIADAAARTPADTEGIVLGCTHYPLVLDDILATLPPGVRVFDSAEAVAGQTLRRMDALGRPTTGTGTVRILASGRLAQLPSAAAAFDSGRLLGATCGDQLTAS
- the rpsG gene encoding 30S ribosomal protein S7 translates to MPRKGPAPKRPLINDPVYGSPLVTQLVNKILLDGKKSTAERIVYGALEQAREKTGTDPVVTLKRALDNVKPALEVKPRRVGGATYQVPVEVRPGRANTLALRWLVNYSRARREKTMVERLANELLDASNGLGASVKRREDTHKMAESNRAFAHYRW